A window from Zavarzinia compransoris encodes these proteins:
- a CDS encoding ABC transporter permease — protein MTFDLALAWENMPALMAGAWTTLLVTVTVMAVGGPLGLLVSFARMSRHRGLAFFGAAYVAVCRGAPSLILLYLIYNGLAQLDIVREGWLWLLFQHAFFCVVVAFSLNHSGYVVEIMRGGMEAVPAGLIEAAAALGLSPRQVLWQIRLPIAVRYGLKAYQTESLIFMKSTAAVSAVTLTDLTAAANEIFYLTYDPFTPILAAGFIYWVINNAMRLGFGWLDRRLNRHLAPA, from the coding sequence ATGACCTTCGATCTCGCCCTGGCCTGGGAAAACATGCCGGCCCTGATGGCGGGGGCCTGGACCACCCTGCTGGTCACCGTCACGGTGATGGCGGTGGGCGGGCCGCTCGGCCTGCTGGTGTCCTTCGCGCGGATGTCGCGGCACCGCGGGCTGGCATTCTTCGGCGCGGCTTATGTCGCGGTGTGCCGGGGCGCGCCCAGCCTGATCCTGCTCTATCTGATCTACAACGGCCTGGCGCAGCTCGATATCGTGCGCGAGGGCTGGCTGTGGCTGCTGTTCCAGCATGCCTTCTTCTGCGTGGTGGTGGCCTTCTCGCTGAACCATTCGGGCTATGTCGTCGAGATCATGCGCGGCGGCATGGAGGCGGTGCCGGCCGGCCTGATCGAGGCGGCGGCGGCACTCGGCCTGTCGCCCCGGCAGGTGCTGTGGCAGATCCGCCTGCCCATCGCCGTCCGCTACGGCCTGAAGGCCTATCAGACCGAATCGCTGATCTTCATGAAATCGACGGCGGCGGTCAGCGCCGTGACCCTGACCGACCTGACGGCGGCGGCGAACGAAATCTTCTACCTGACCTATGATCCCTTCACCCCGATCCTGGCCGCGGGCTTCATCTATTGGGTCATCAACAATGCGATGCGCCTTGGCTTCGGGTGGCTGGACCGCCGCCTGAACCGCCATCTGGCGCCGGCGTGA
- a CDS encoding amino acid ABC transporter ATP-binding protein gives MEFAGLDRYPAVSMERVDKWYGRYHALRAVSLTVQRGEKLVICGPSGSGKSTLIRCINALEPHEGGRITVNGILLGPDRVSVLDVRREAGMVFQQFNLFPHLTILDNCTFAPRTALKMDKAKAETLALRYLARVHIADQAHKYPAQLSGGQQQRVAIARALCMEPRIMLFDEPTSALDPEMVGEVLRAIEELAADGMTMICVTHEMGFARKVADRCLFMDQGEIVEDAPAATFFDAPKSDRLQAFLAQVLK, from the coding sequence ATGGAATTCGCCGGACTGGATCGCTATCCCGCCGTCTCGATGGAGCGGGTGGACAAATGGTACGGGCGCTATCACGCGCTGCGCGCCGTCAGCCTCACCGTGCAGCGGGGCGAGAAACTGGTGATCTGCGGGCCGTCCGGCTCCGGCAAATCGACCCTGATCCGCTGCATCAACGCCCTCGAACCGCATGAGGGCGGGCGCATCACCGTGAACGGAATCCTGCTCGGGCCCGACCGCGTCTCGGTCCTCGACGTCCGGCGCGAGGCGGGGATGGTATTCCAGCAGTTCAACCTGTTTCCGCACCTGACCATTCTGGACAATTGCACCTTCGCGCCGCGTACCGCCCTGAAGATGGATAAGGCCAAGGCGGAAACCCTGGCCCTGCGCTATCTCGCCCGGGTCCATATCGCCGACCAGGCCCATAAATACCCGGCGCAACTGTCGGGCGGGCAGCAGCAGCGGGTGGCGATCGCCCGGGCCCTGTGCATGGAACCGCGCATCATGCTGTTCGACGAGCCGACCTCCGCCCTCGACCCCGAAATGGTGGGCGAGGTGCTGCGCGCGATCGAGGAGCTGGCGGCGGACGGCATGACCATGATCTGCGTCACCCATGAAATGGGCTTCGCCCGCAAGGTCGCCGACCGCTGCCTGTTCATGGACCAGGGCGAAATCGTCGAGGATGCCCCGGCGGCGACATTTTTCGATGCGCCGAAAAGCGATCGCCTGCAGGCCTTCCTGGCCCAGGTCCTGAAATAG
- a CDS encoding YbaN family protein — protein MKRAQQAFYLVLGLAMTALGIIGAFLPVMPTTIFLILAAACFARSSPRLEAWLVNHPQLGPTVVAWRRHGAISRRGKALALSGMAFGYGVFYLGSRPALWLALVVAGVIGLCAAYVASRPLPPVDG, from the coding sequence ATGAAGCGGGCGCAGCAGGCTTTCTATCTGGTGCTGGGCCTCGCCATGACCGCGCTCGGCATCATCGGCGCCTTCCTGCCGGTCATGCCGACCACGATTTTCCTGATCCTGGCCGCCGCCTGTTTCGCCCGCTCCTCGCCCCGGCTGGAAGCCTGGCTGGTGAATCACCCCCAATTGGGGCCCACCGTGGTCGCCTGGCGCCGCCACGGCGCGATTTCGCGGCGGGGCAAGGCGCTGGCGCTGTCCGGCATGGCGTTCGGTTACGGCGTCTTCTACCTGGGCAGCCGGCCGGCCCTGTGGCTGGCCCTGGTCGTCGCCGGGGTGATCGGGCTTTGCGCCGCCTATGTCGCCTCGCGCCCGCTGCCGCCGGTCGACGGCTGA
- a CDS encoding fatty acid desaturase has protein sequence MDEVFVRKNLIKPGRLHELSARSDLRGALQLGSHAAAIVATGYLLHLALGTWWVVPAFILHGGLLNFLYAGQHELSHWTVFKTRALNEVFGRIVGFVLLYPRDFDQIQHTAHHRHTQDWEQDGELVRGPYSLFGYLMWFLGPSYWYSRIARLVRFCCGIVVEPYIPEVRRKDVIREARLHMAGYLAIAAVSIYAQSWAAVLYWLAPMIATKFIHQFQNTIEHLGLSHEQNILTNTRSTRTNAVLRWACWNMQYHTAHHAFPGVPFWKLKDLHREIFDGNGIKPYSMTYLGFQLDVIRKLSGGRTEADYPMDRPWIMDETNRADAKVAANA, from the coding sequence ATGGATGAAGTCTTCGTTCGCAAGAATCTGATCAAGCCCGGGCGGCTGCACGAGCTTTCGGCCCGGTCGGACCTGCGCGGCGCGCTTCAGCTCGGCAGCCATGCCGCGGCGATCGTCGCCACCGGCTACCTGCTGCATCTCGCGCTCGGGACGTGGTGGGTGGTGCCGGCCTTCATCCTGCACGGCGGGTTGCTGAACTTCCTCTATGCCGGGCAACATGAATTGTCCCATTGGACCGTGTTCAAGACCCGGGCCCTGAACGAGGTCTTCGGCCGCATCGTCGGCTTCGTCCTGCTCTATCCCCGCGATTTCGACCAGATCCAGCACACCGCCCACCACCGCCACACCCAGGACTGGGAACAGGACGGCGAACTGGTGCGCGGGCCCTATTCCCTGTTCGGCTACCTGATGTGGTTCCTCGGGCCGTCCTACTGGTATTCGCGGATCGCCCGCCTCGTCCGCTTCTGCTGCGGCATCGTGGTCGAGCCCTATATCCCGGAAGTCCGCCGCAAGGACGTGATCCGGGAAGCCCGGCTGCACATGGCCGGTTACCTCGCGATCGCCGCCGTTTCGATCTATGCCCAGAGCTGGGCCGCCGTCCTCTACTGGCTGGCGCCGATGATCGCGACCAAGTTCATCCACCAGTTCCAGAACACGATCGAGCACCTCGGCCTGTCGCACGAGCAGAACATCCTGACCAACACCCGCTCGACCCGGACCAATGCCGTGCTGCGCTGGGCCTGCTGGAACATGCAGTATCACACCGCCCACCATGCCTTCCCGGGCGTGCCGTTCTGGAAGCTGAAGGACCTGCATCGCGAAATCTTCGACGGCAACGGCATCAAGCCCTATTCGATGACCTACCTCGGCTTCCAGCTGGACGTGATCCGCAAATTGTCCGGCGGCCGCACCGAGGCCGACTATCCGATGGACCGGCCCTGGATCATGGACGAGACCAACCGGGCGGATGCCAAGGTCGCGGCCAATGCCTGA
- a CDS encoding sugar phosphate isomerase/epimerase family protein, producing MPDLKVYQSLWATEKRTPGVPETPVAARFEAVKAAGYDGMAIDLGALSLDQARACVPLFGQVGLGGLLTAFPKSIEDLRPALHLAKDIGSPFVVVVGQVMPVSVEGSIPVIRDWLRVAREEGVPIQFETHRACITNDMFATLQLLDAIPEMRMACDLSHYVVDREMTLPLFPDYHLQISRILERCDSFQGRIANRCQVQLPVGFPQTRPWLDLFLGWWAEGFRRWKARAAADDSLIFLCELGPRDYAITGADGLELSDRDADALVLRDHARRLFAEV from the coding sequence ATGCCTGACCTCAAGGTCTATCAGTCGCTGTGGGCGACCGAGAAGCGCACCCCCGGCGTCCCCGAGACGCCGGTGGCGGCGCGCTTCGAGGCGGTGAAGGCGGCGGGCTATGACGGCATGGCGATCGACCTCGGCGCTCTCTCCCTCGATCAGGCGCGGGCCTGCGTGCCCCTGTTCGGGCAGGTCGGGCTGGGCGGCCTCTTGACCGCCTTCCCGAAATCGATCGAGGACCTGCGCCCGGCGCTTCACCTCGCCAAGGACATCGGCTCGCCCTTCGTCGTCGTGGTCGGGCAGGTGATGCCGGTCTCGGTCGAGGGCTCGATCCCGGTGATCCGGGACTGGCTGCGGGTGGCGCGCGAGGAAGGCGTGCCGATTCAGTTCGAGACCCACCGCGCCTGCATCACCAACGACATGTTCGCCACCCTGCAACTGCTGGACGCGATCCCCGAGATGCGCATGGCCTGCGATCTGTCGCATTACGTGGTCGACCGGGAAATGACCCTGCCGCTGTTTCCCGACTATCACCTTCAGATCAGCCGGATCCTGGAGCGCTGCGACAGTTTCCAGGGCCGGATCGCCAACCGCTGCCAGGTGCAATTGCCGGTCGGCTTCCCGCAGACCAGGCCCTGGCTCGACCTCTTCCTCGGCTGGTGGGCGGAAGGGTTCCGGCGCTGGAAGGCGCGGGCGGCGGCGGACGACAGCCTGATCTTCCTGTGCGAACTGGGCCCCCGGGATTACGCCATCACCGGCGCCGACGGGCTGGAGCTTTCGGACCGGGACGCGGATGCGCTGGTCCTTCGCGATCACGCCAGAAGGCTGTTCGCCGAGGTTTAA
- a CDS encoding ABC transporter ATP-binding protein, with translation MSTAAGRDIRLYGLSKFYGPFKALDDIDLTIAPGEFLTLLGPSGSGKSTLLMALAGFVEPSHGDIFVGGRSITALAPEKRNFGVVFQGYALFPHMSVAENVAYPLKVRGLDRPLIEAKVAEALALVQLDALAKRLPKQLSGGQQQRVALARALVFSPEVLLLDEPMGALDKKLRHDLQIELRQLHRKLGRTFVNVTHDQEEAMAMSDRIAIMRAGRIVQLGAPRDLYDLPETRFVADFLGKSNFIAGRVGETTGGTVLVETADGPIRHAARGRPVKTGDEALLALRPQALRLGPGGDNALPARVETAIFLGTHAELTVRTAGGTPFAINTPIERADALPAEGADVTLSWDRTATVAVAED, from the coding sequence ATGAGCACCGCCGCCGGCCGGGACATCCGCCTTTACGGCCTTTCCAAATTCTACGGGCCCTTCAAGGCGCTGGACGATATCGACCTGACCATCGCGCCGGGCGAATTCCTGACCCTGCTCGGGCCATCGGGTTCCGGCAAGAGCACGCTTCTGATGGCGCTGGCCGGCTTCGTCGAGCCGAGCCACGGCGATATTTTCGTCGGCGGCCGGTCGATCACCGCCCTTGCCCCCGAGAAGCGGAATTTCGGCGTGGTGTTCCAGGGTTACGCCCTGTTCCCCCATATGAGCGTCGCCGAGAATGTCGCCTATCCCTTGAAGGTGCGCGGTCTCGACCGGCCCCTGATCGAGGCCAAGGTGGCGGAGGCCCTGGCCCTCGTCCAGCTCGACGCCCTGGCGAAGCGCCTGCCCAAGCAATTGTCCGGCGGCCAGCAGCAGCGCGTGGCGCTGGCCCGCGCCCTGGTCTTCTCGCCCGAGGTCCTGCTGCTCGACGAGCCGATGGGCGCCCTCGACAAGAAGCTGCGCCACGACCTGCAGATCGAATTGCGCCAGTTGCACCGGAAACTGGGGCGGACCTTCGTCAACGTCACCCACGACCAGGAAGAGGCCATGGCCATGTCCGACCGGATCGCGATCATGCGCGCCGGGCGGATCGTGCAATTGGGCGCCCCGCGCGACCTCTACGACCTGCCGGAAACCCGTTTCGTCGCCGATTTCCTGGGCAAGAGCAATTTCATCGCCGGCCGGGTCGGCGAGACCACCGGCGGCACCGTCCTGGTCGAGACCGCGGACGGCCCGATCCGCCATGCCGCGCGCGGCCGCCCGGTCAAGACCGGGGACGAGGCCTTGCTGGCGCTGCGCCCGCAGGCGCTCCGCCTCGGGCCGGGGGGCGACAATGCCCTGCCCGCCCGGGTCGAAACCGCGATCTTCCTCGGCACCCATGCCGAACTGACCGTGCGCACGGCCGGCGGCACGCCCTTCGCGATCAATACCCCGATCGAGCGCGCCGACGCCCTGCCGGCGGAAGGCGCCGACGTCACCCTGTCGTGGGACCGGACGGCGACCGTCGCCGTCGCGGAGGATTAA
- a CDS encoding ABC transporter permease, with amino-acid sequence MRKLRLAPGLVLSLTIAWIVIGFLLAPMFISVPLSLTPERFLSMPDGELSLRHYETVFTSPAWLGALGDSAVVGIGATVLATVIGAAAAIGLWRIGGRAARIIGVLALMPMIVPPIVTALALSRSWVTLGLFDTVFGVILAHAILGMPFVFMTVSAALEGLDPRIVQAARSLGAGPFRVVRDVIVPNVKAGLLTGGLFAFVISWDEIIVTLFVSSRSVYTLPRKIWSDIRDNIDPAVAAVSTLMIGITVIVAVLYLLRDLMRAKSGEA; translated from the coding sequence ATGCGGAAGCTGCGCCTTGCGCCGGGCCTCGTCCTCTCGCTCACCATTGCCTGGATCGTCATCGGTTTCCTGCTGGCGCCGATGTTCATTTCGGTGCCCCTGTCCCTGACGCCGGAACGTTTCCTGTCCATGCCGGACGGGGAATTGTCGCTGCGCCATTACGAGACCGTCTTCACCTCGCCCGCCTGGCTGGGGGCGCTGGGCGACAGTGCCGTGGTCGGCATCGGGGCGACGGTGCTGGCCACCGTCATCGGGGCGGCGGCGGCGATCGGCCTGTGGCGAATCGGCGGGCGGGCGGCCCGGATCATCGGCGTGCTCGCCCTGATGCCGATGATCGTGCCGCCCATCGTCACCGCCCTGGCCCTGTCGCGCAGCTGGGTGACGCTCGGCCTGTTCGATACGGTGTTCGGCGTCATCCTGGCCCATGCCATTCTCGGCATGCCCTTCGTCTTCATGACCGTTTCCGCCGCCCTCGAGGGGCTGGATCCCCGCATCGTGCAGGCGGCGCGCAGCCTGGGCGCCGGGCCGTTCCGGGTGGTGCGGGACGTGATCGTGCCCAATGTGAAGGCCGGCCTGCTTACCGGCGGCCTGTTCGCCTTCGTGATTTCGTGGGACGAGATCATCGTCACCCTCTTCGTCTCGTCGCGCAGCGTCTATACCCTGCCGCGCAAGATCTGGTCCGACATCAGGGACAATATCGATCCCGCGGTGGCGGCCGTTTCCACCCTCATGATCGGCATCACCGTGATCGTCGCCGTTCTTTACCTGTTGCGTGACCTGATGCGCGCCAAATCCGGGGAAGCCTGA
- a CDS encoding ABC transporter permease, with amino-acid sequence MPAEPVAARIETALRNARGRLDPYWWLVAPLLIVTIGLYLLPLGNILVLSVTDPKPGLDNYERLVTAAGPVKVLMTTLRICAVTTAISIVLGFCVAFAMAHAGDRHQRILLVGVLVPLWISVLVRAFSWLVLLRDQGPVNDWLMRGGLIDEPLALVRNELGVVIGMVHYLIPYAVLPIFAVMRGIDQRLLFASRSLGAGPATTFLKVYLPLTLPGVFAAMVIVFVFGLGFYVTPAILGGGRVVMLAESVSVAILQTVRWGFGAAQSVVLLVLTLVLIGIMGKTVGLKKGFG; translated from the coding sequence TTGCCGGCTGAACCCGTCGCCGCCCGCATCGAGACGGCCTTGCGCAATGCGCGGGGCCGTCTCGATCCCTACTGGTGGCTGGTGGCGCCGCTGCTGATCGTCACCATCGGCCTCTATCTCCTGCCGCTCGGCAATATCCTGGTGCTGTCGGTAACCGATCCGAAGCCCGGGCTCGACAATTACGAGCGCCTCGTCACCGCCGCCGGGCCGGTCAAGGTGCTGATGACGACGCTGCGCATCTGCGCCGTCACCACCGCGATCTCCATCGTGCTCGGTTTCTGCGTCGCCTTCGCCATGGCCCATGCCGGCGACCGCCACCAGCGCATCCTGCTTGTCGGCGTGCTCGTCCCCTTGTGGATTTCGGTGCTGGTGCGGGCGTTTTCCTGGCTCGTCCTGCTGCGCGACCAGGGGCCGGTGAACGACTGGCTGATGCGCGGCGGCCTGATCGACGAGCCGCTGGCCCTGGTCCGCAACGAATTGGGCGTCGTCATCGGCATGGTGCATTACCTGATCCCCTATGCCGTGCTGCCCATCTTCGCCGTCATGCGCGGCATCGACCAGCGCCTGCTGTTCGCCTCGCGCAGCCTGGGCGCCGGGCCGGCCACCACTTTCCTCAAGGTCTATCTGCCGCTCACCCTGCCGGGGGTGTTCGCGGCCATGGTCATCGTCTTCGTCTTCGGCCTCGGCTTCTATGTGACGCCGGCGATCCTGGGCGGCGGGCGCGTGGTCATGCTGGCGGAATCGGTCAGCGTCGCCATCCTGCAAACCGTGCGCTGGGGCTTCGGTGCCGCGCAGTCGGTGGTGCTCCTGGTCCTGACCCTGGTCCTGATCGGCATCATGGGCAAGACCGTGGGCCTGAAGAAAGGGTTCGGCTGA